A stretch of the Argentina anserina chromosome 6, drPotAnse1.1, whole genome shotgun sequence genome encodes the following:
- the LOC126800734 gene encoding F-box/kelch-repeat protein At1g57790-like, translating to MLGKNLNCPWPARQPGHNPNHKQWAQRPRPNPQPKPKGFSLGPDAGDPAPIQALSLHLDAVAGVQTLFQLKPSGLASKIEAFKRQPQPPRMHQTLCRPTDRNRSQVLILQIKNQGISTLEPHISLLRVKIGIENMSVVAANKKLKREIPPPPSPPPPWSDLHIDILVCIMGRLCYVDQIHFGAVCKNWGLVSGVKPADKLPSVLTLNFNCKHDYYPITLYDPSSSITYELDHEIERSTVPGFGKLQVCGAGKNGWLLLADITPNIFCFDSKIYVYNPYRDGEYINLPHLTGSRIKATFGGTSDLTSRDCLFFPVHDVEEDQMGLRISTCRHGDRRWTSHFKDRHSKEILIGVFHVKGLFFCVFKSGMLGSFNPDTKVWSLLDTAENMELVELQNLAAFEASVVESDGEVLLVYFKRDYKPWHIFKLDWLQMKWVKEVSLGKRVLFLGDISFLYSADGEIKDLADRIYYHGFRKSYFYPIKSGIGRLRSNALIRHSCIHYESRSDHMLRVWIKPPTL from the exons ATGCTAGGAAAAAATCTAAACTGTCCCTGGCCGGCAAGACAACCAGGGCATAATCCAAACCACAAGCAATGGGCCCAAAGACCAAGACCTAACCCACAACCCAAGCCCAAAGGCTTCAGCCTCGGCCCAGATGCAGGAGACCCAGCACCAATCCAAGCCCTCTCTCTACACCTCGACGCTGTCGCCGGTGTCCAGACTCTATTCCAGCTCAAACCCAGTGGATTAGCTTCCAAGATTGAAGCTTTCAAGCGACAACCACAGCCGCCAAGGATGCACCAAACCTTGTGCCGCCCCACAGATCGAAACAGATCCCA GGTTTTAATTCTCCAAATCAAGAATCAGGGCATATCTACATTGGAACCCCATATCTCGCTTCTGCGTGTAAAAATTGGAATAGAGAATATGTCAGTTGTAGCTGCCAATAAGAAGCTTAAGAGAGAAATCccacctcctccttctccaccaccaccatggtCTGATCTTCACATTGACATATTAGTTTGCATCATGGGACGCCTTTGTTATGTGGATCAGATTCATTTTGGTGCTGTTTGCAAGAATTGGGGACTAGTTTCTGGTGTGAAGCCTGCAGATAAACTCCCTTCGGTTCTGACACTGAATTTTAACTGCAAGCATGATTATTATCCCATTACCCTATATGATCCATCTAGCAGCATTACTTACGAGCTTGATCATGAAATTGAACGGTCAACTGTCCCAGGGTTTGGCAAACTACAAGTGTGTGGTGCAGGAAAGAACGGTTGGTTACTTCTAGCAGATATTACACCAAACATATTTTGCTTTGACTCTAAAATTTATGTCTACAATCCTTACAGAGATGGGGAATATATCAATTTACCCCATTTGACTGGCAGTAGGATCAAAGCCACGTTTGGTGGTACCTCTGATCTAACATCTAGAGATTGTTTGTTTTTCCCGGTGCATGATGTTGAAGAGGATCAAATGGGGTTGAGAATTAGCACTTGCCGCCATGGTGATAGAAGGTGGACTAGCCATTTTAAAGATAGGCATAGTAAGGAGATATTAATTGGTGTGTTCCATGTCAAGGGCCTCTTCTTCTGTGTCTTCAAAAGTGGAATGCTAGGTTCATTCAACCCAGATACCAAAGTTTGGAGCTTGCTGGATACTGCTGAAAATATGGAATTAGTGGAGCTTCAAAATCTAGCAGCTTTCGAAGCTAGTGTTGTTGAGTCTGATGGAGAGGTGTTGCTGGTGTACTTTAAGCGGGACTATAAGCCTTGGCACATTTTCAAGCTAGATTGGTTGCAAATGAAATGGGTAAAGGAAGTTAGCTTGGGTAAAAGAGTGTTATTTCTTGGTGACATCTCGTTTTTGTATTCTGCTGATGGTGAAATAAAGGACTTGGCTGATCGTATCTATTATCATGGTTTTAGGAAATCTTACTTCTATCCAATCAAGTCGGGTATTGGTAGGCTCCGCAGCAATGCATTAATACGCCATTCATGCATACATTATGAGTCACGAAGCGATCATATGCTCAGAGTTTGGATCAAACCACCAACACTATAA